A DNA window from Acetilactobacillus jinshanensis contains the following coding sequences:
- the dnaN gene encoding DNA polymerase III subunit beta, whose protein sequence is MKFSIKRSNFIDGINKVSRAISNKTTIPILTGIKIDATKKGITLTGSNADISIQTLIDSKDHDNELAISEPGSIVLPARFFSSVVKKLPDEMMSMSVRDDFQTVIKSGNSSFTINGLDASNYPHLPKINTDKSVKLSGDLFKEIIHQTVIAVSNQESRPILTGVHFALKNSQLLAVATDSHRLSQRKVALPNNKASYDVIIPGKSLMELSRMIDQHSDVEMRLSENQVLFLMGNTSFYSRLLEGNYPDTSQLIPDDSTTQVQFEAPALLAAIERASLLSHASRNNVIQMSLKPGQDNVTITGNSPDVGNVKEDLKPKAIKGKDLSISFNPDYMKDALKSLGNTMVNIDFLSALRPFTLLPTEDHQKNFVQLITPVRTF, encoded by the coding sequence ATGAAATTCTCAATCAAACGATCGAATTTTATCGATGGAATTAATAAAGTTTCCCGAGCAATTTCCAATAAAACCACGATTCCGATTCTGACTGGAATTAAAATTGACGCCACTAAAAAAGGCATTACTTTAACTGGAAGCAACGCTGATATTTCAATTCAAACGTTAATCGATAGTAAAGATCATGATAATGAACTTGCGATTTCTGAACCAGGTTCAATCGTTCTACCAGCACGTTTCTTTAGTAGCGTTGTTAAAAAATTACCTGACGAAATGATGAGTATGTCAGTTAGGGATGATTTCCAAACGGTTATTAAATCTGGTAACTCATCCTTTACCATCAACGGGTTAGACGCTAGTAATTATCCGCATCTACCAAAGATTAATACGGATAAATCCGTCAAACTCTCCGGTGATTTATTTAAAGAAATTATTCACCAGACCGTAATTGCGGTTTCCAACCAAGAAAGTCGACCGATTTTGACTGGGGTTCACTTTGCTTTAAAGAATTCCCAATTATTAGCTGTTGCCACCGATAGTCATCGTTTAAGCCAACGTAAAGTTGCTTTACCAAATAATAAAGCTAGTTATGATGTCATTATTCCTGGTAAGAGTTTAATGGAATTATCTCGAATGATTGACCAACACTCCGATGTTGAAATGCGTTTGTCCGAAAACCAGGTTCTCTTCTTAATGGGCAACACTTCGTTTTACTCACGTCTACTGGAAGGTAACTACCCGGATACTTCACAGTTAATCCCTGACGATTCTACGACTCAGGTTCAGTTTGAAGCTCCAGCATTATTAGCCGCCATCGAGCGAGCTTCGTTACTGTCACACGCATCCCGAAACAACGTAATTCAGATGAGTTTAAAGCCTGGCCAGGACAACGTAACGATTACTGGTAATTCCCCTGACGTTGGTAACGTTAAAGAAGACTTAAAGCCAAAAGCTATTAAGGGTAAGGACTTATCAATCTCGTTTAATCCTGATTACATGAAGGATGCCCTGAAGTCACTTGGTAATACCATGGTCAACATTGATTTCTTATCAGCACTGCGTCCGTTCACGCTGTTACCAACTGAAGATCACCAGAAGAACTTTGTTCAGTTGATCACGCCAGTTCGAACTTTCTAA
- the rpsF gene encoding 30S ribosomal protein S6 — translation MEKRRYEITYIIRPDIDSASKEKLVKRFDTILKASGAKIDSSKDWQKRRFAYPIDKFTEGTYHIINMQTDKPAALEEFDRLAKYDHNILRHMIVKRDYTKEAQDDKKADK, via the coding sequence ATGGAAAAACGTAGATACGAAATTACTTACATCATTCGTCCAGATATCGATTCTGCTAGCAAAGAAAAGTTAGTTAAGCGCTTCGATACCATTTTAAAGGCTAGTGGTGCCAAGATCGACAGTTCCAAGGACTGGCAGAAGCGTCGTTTTGCATACCCAATTGATAAGTTCACTGAAGGTACTTATCACATTATCAACATGCAAACTGACAAGCCTGCTGCCTTAGAAGAATTTGACCGTTTAGCTAAGTATGACCACAACATTTTACGTCATATGATCGTTAAACGTGATTACACTAAAGAAGCTCAAGACGATAAAAAAGCTGACAAGTAA
- the ssb gene encoding single-stranded DNA-binding protein: MINRVTLTGRLTRNVDLRYTPSGVAVGNFTLAVDRQFTNRNGQRGTDFIRCVIWRKSAENFANFTHKGSLVGIDGRIQTGSYQNQQGQTVYTTDVVVDNFALLESKQQSQASGQPNGPANKVTNNNAPQNGGQNGPMNPFASQGNNNQNSGYRPKYKPNNGGNAPAGGPKKPSNPNKPKGNGNGGNNKDPFANSGNKKIDISDDDLPF, from the coding sequence ATGATTAATCGTGTAACCCTTACTGGTCGCCTGACCAGAAACGTTGATTTGCGATACACTCCGAGTGGAGTCGCCGTTGGTAACTTCACGTTGGCGGTTGATCGTCAGTTTACTAACCGAAATGGTCAGCGTGGTACTGACTTTATCCGGTGCGTAATTTGGCGTAAATCAGCTGAAAACTTTGCTAATTTCACCCATAAAGGTTCATTAGTTGGGATTGACGGTCGTATTCAGACTGGATCTTACCAGAACCAACAGGGACAGACCGTTTACACTACTGACGTTGTGGTTGATAACTTTGCTTTACTTGAAAGTAAGCAGCAGAGTCAAGCTTCCGGTCAGCCGAACGGCCCTGCTAACAAAGTTACCAACAACAATGCTCCTCAAAATGGTGGTCAGAATGGACCTATGAATCCGTTTGCTTCCCAGGGTAATAACAACCAGAATAGTGGCTATCGACCAAAATATAAGCCTAATAACGGTGGTAATGCACCGGCTGGTGGACCTAAGAAGCCATCTAATCCTAATAAGCCGAAAGGCAATGGTAACGGTGGCAACAATAAAGATCCGTTTGCTAACTCTGGTAACAAAAAGATTGATATCTCCGATGATGATTTACCGTTCTAA
- the recF gene encoding DNA replication/repair protein RecF (All proteins in this family for which functions are known are DNA-binding proteins that assist the filamentation of RecA onto DNA for the initiation of recombination or recombinational repair.): MRLDELKLHNFRNYSQADVHFAPGINVLIGNNAQGKTNLLEAVYVLALARSHRTHNNRDLINWKHDTAQIKGLIKKKLGNLHLELDLSRHGKRAKVNYIRQARLSSYVGQLNVVLFSPDDLSIVKGAPMIRRHFMNTEFSQMSNKYMYNVAQYKDILQQRNHYLKSLHYHHSSDLVYLSVLSDQLAGFGAEIIFQRIQLLNRLEKWSQKIDREISLATEHMQLKYETALKPDQMGSVKEIYGNLKQLYADARGREIRTGTTALGPHRDDLRFIINGKDVQTFGSQGQQRTSALSIKLAEIDLMREVTGEYPVLLLDDVLSELDDKRQTHLLRAIQDKVQTFITTTNLSGIARNLIHDPKIFRIDHGTIQVSDE; encoded by the coding sequence ATGAGACTTGACGAATTAAAGCTACATAACTTTCGAAATTATAGTCAAGCTGACGTTCATTTTGCACCAGGGATTAACGTTCTGATCGGTAATAATGCCCAGGGAAAAACTAATCTCCTGGAAGCGGTATACGTTCTGGCGTTAGCCCGAAGTCATCGAACTCATAACAATCGTGATTTGATCAATTGGAAACACGATACGGCACAGATCAAAGGCTTGATTAAAAAGAAGCTAGGCAACCTGCATCTTGAATTGGACCTAAGCCGACACGGTAAACGTGCCAAGGTCAATTACATTCGTCAGGCTCGATTATCCAGTTACGTCGGACAACTTAACGTGGTTCTTTTTTCTCCTGATGATTTATCGATCGTAAAGGGTGCGCCCATGATTCGGCGTCACTTTATGAACACTGAATTTAGTCAGATGAGTAATAAATACATGTATAACGTTGCCCAGTACAAGGATATTTTGCAGCAGCGTAATCATTACCTTAAAAGCCTGCATTATCATCATTCGTCAGATTTGGTTTATTTAAGCGTTCTCTCTGATCAGTTAGCTGGTTTCGGTGCCGAAATTATCTTTCAGCGCATTCAGTTACTTAATCGATTAGAGAAATGGTCACAAAAGATCGACCGTGAGATTTCTTTAGCGACCGAACACATGCAACTGAAGTATGAAACAGCTTTAAAACCGGATCAGATGGGTTCTGTAAAGGAAATTTATGGAAATTTAAAGCAGCTTTATGCTGACGCTCGAGGCCGTGAGATTCGAACGGGAACCACTGCGTTGGGTCCGCATCGGGATGACTTGCGGTTCATTATTAATGGCAAGGATGTTCAGACGTTCGGATCACAGGGTCAGCAAAGGACCAGTGCCCTGTCAATTAAGTTGGCAGAGATTGATTTAATGCGTGAAGTTACCGGAGAATATCCGGTCCTTTTACTCGATGATGTTTTATCCGAATTGGATGATAAGCGACAGACTCATCTGTTACGAGCCATTCAGGACAAGGTGCAGACGTTTATTACAACCACGAATCTAAGTGGAATCGCTCGAAACCTGATCCATGATCCAAAGATTTTTCGGATCGACCATGGAACCATTCAGGTTTCAGATGAATAA
- the gyrB gene encoding DNA topoisomerase (ATP-hydrolyzing) subunit B has translation MTDDQKERDYGGKYGANQIQVLKGLEAVRKRPGMYIGSTNKQGLHQLVWEIVDNSIDEALAGFAKNIEVTVHKDNSVTVTDDGRGIPVGTQKDTGKPALQVIFTILHAGGKFGGGGYKVSGGLHGVGASVVNALSKELDVTVARGGKKYYMDFSRGHVKTPMKVIGTCPKSETGTKVHFLPDSDIFLETTVYDFKELNSRIRELAFLNKGLHIKLTDERHETPVVKNYKFEGGIKHFVEFLDRNKQSMFKEPVYIQGKNHGIEVEVALQYTDDYHSTLYTFTNNIYTPEGGTHEEGFKQALTRVINEYARKNKLLKKNQKNLTGDDVREGITAIVSIKHPNPQFEGQTKTRLGNLDARTAVNKVFGQQFMKFLLENPQLAKKIVKKSDVASKAREAARRAREVTRKKSGLEISNLPGKLADNTSKDPNISELFIVEGDSAGGSAKQGRSRLTQAILPIRGKILNVEKASMNRILANDEIRSLITAMGAGFGDNFNVLKANYHKLILMTDADVDGYHIQTLLLTLIYNYMRPLLYAGYVYIAQPPLYRLRQGKLMRYIGTDEELHHVLSELPASPKPDIQRYKGLGEMDPSQLWATTMDPRHRRLLRVDPSDAKAVAHSFEMLMGSKVAPRKKFIKDNATFVQNLDV, from the coding sequence TTGACTGACGATCAAAAAGAAAGAGATTATGGCGGCAAGTATGGCGCTAATCAAATTCAGGTCTTAAAGGGCTTGGAAGCCGTACGAAAACGACCCGGGATGTACATCGGCTCGACTAATAAACAGGGCCTGCATCAGTTGGTCTGGGAAATCGTTGATAACAGTATCGACGAAGCCCTAGCTGGTTTTGCTAAAAACATTGAAGTTACGGTTCATAAAGACAATAGTGTGACAGTCACTGATGATGGTCGTGGGATTCCGGTTGGTACTCAAAAGGATACTGGCAAGCCTGCTTTACAGGTTATCTTCACGATTTTACACGCCGGTGGTAAATTCGGCGGTGGCGGTTACAAAGTTTCTGGTGGTCTCCATGGTGTGGGTGCCAGTGTTGTAAACGCCCTATCTAAAGAATTAGATGTAACCGTTGCCCGTGGCGGCAAGAAGTACTACATGGACTTCTCCCGTGGTCACGTTAAGACACCAATGAAGGTTATTGGCACCTGCCCAAAGAGTGAGACCGGGACTAAGGTTCATTTCTTACCAGATTCAGATATCTTTTTAGAAACCACCGTTTATGATTTTAAAGAATTAAATTCCCGAATTCGTGAATTAGCCTTCTTAAACAAGGGTTTACACATCAAATTAACTGATGAACGTCACGAAACGCCCGTTGTTAAGAACTATAAATTCGAAGGTGGCATTAAGCACTTCGTTGAATTTTTAGACCGTAACAAACAGAGTATGTTTAAGGAACCCGTATATATTCAGGGTAAGAATCACGGGATCGAAGTTGAAGTTGCTTTGCAGTATACCGATGATTATCACAGTACCCTGTACACCTTCACCAACAACATTTATACGCCTGAAGGTGGAACCCATGAAGAAGGTTTTAAGCAGGCTTTGACCCGTGTCATTAATGAATACGCTCGTAAAAACAAACTATTAAAGAAGAACCAGAAGAACTTAACTGGTGACGATGTACGTGAAGGCATTACCGCAATCGTTAGCATTAAGCATCCAAATCCACAGTTTGAAGGTCAAACCAAGACCCGTTTAGGTAACTTGGATGCTCGAACTGCTGTTAACAAGGTCTTTGGTCAGCAGTTTATGAAGTTCCTGCTTGAAAACCCACAACTCGCTAAGAAGATCGTTAAAAAGAGTGACGTGGCTTCTAAAGCTAGAGAAGCAGCTCGCCGTGCTCGTGAAGTTACCCGTAAGAAGAGTGGCCTAGAGATCTCGAACTTACCCGGTAAGTTAGCTGATAACACCAGTAAGGACCCTAACATTTCCGAACTGTTCATCGTCGAAGGTGATTCCGCCGGTGGTTCTGCTAAACAGGGTCGTTCTCGATTAACGCAGGCCATTTTGCCAATTCGAGGTAAGATCTTGAACGTTGAAAAAGCTAGTATGAACCGAATCTTAGCCAACGATGAAATTCGTTCGTTGATCACCGCCATGGGTGCAGGTTTTGGTGACAACTTCAACGTCTTAAAGGCTAACTACCATAAGTTGATCTTAATGACCGATGCCGATGTTGATGGCTATCACATTCAAACCCTGTTATTAACACTCATTTACAATTACATGCGACCGTTACTTTACGCCGGTTACGTATACATTGCCCAGCCACCGTTATACCGATTACGTCAGGGTAAATTGATGCGTTATATCGGAACGGATGAAGAATTACATCACGTCCTGAGTGAATTACCAGCTTCACCAAAGCCTGACATTCAACGTTACAAAGGACTAGGTGAAATGGACCCTAGTCAATTATGGGCCACTACTATGGATCCTCGTCATCGTCGTTTATTACGGGTTGATCCTAGTGATGCCAAAGCCGTTGCTCATTCATTTGAAATGCTGATGGGTAGTAAGGTTGCTCCGCGAAAGAAATTCATTAAAGATAACGCCACGTTCGTTCAGAACCTGGACGTTTAA
- the rpsR gene encoding 30S ribosomal protein S18 codes for MAFRRHRKIDFIAANHIDYIDYKDVNLLRRFVSEKGKILPRRVTGTSAKNQRRLTVAIKRARIMGLMPFVTEE; via the coding sequence ATGGCATTTAGAAGACATCGTAAGATTGACTTCATCGCAGCCAATCATATTGACTATATCGACTATAAAGACGTTAACCTTTTAAGAAGATTTGTTTCTGAAAAGGGTAAGATTTTACCACGTCGTGTCACTGGCACCAGTGCTAAGAATCAGCGTCGTTTAACGGTAGCTATTAAACGAGCTCGTATCATGGGCTTGATGCCATTCGTTACCGAAGAATAA
- the yaaA gene encoding S4 domain-containing protein YaaA, with protein sequence MKKTFYLNTDYITLGQLLKAESIVATGGRAKWYLKAHPVKLNGELENRRGKKLHPGDNVEISDHGMLFIRKK encoded by the coding sequence TTGAAAAAGACTTTTTATTTAAATACTGATTACATAACGTTAGGTCAGTTACTGAAAGCGGAGTCCATCGTGGCTACTGGAGGCCGTGCCAAGTGGTACTTAAAGGCGCATCCAGTCAAACTTAACGGTGAATTAGAAAATCGACGGGGTAAGAAATTACATCCTGGCGACAACGTAGAGATTTCTGATCACGGGATGCTTTTTATTCGGAAAAAGTAG
- the gyrA gene encoding DNA gyrase subunit A: MANEDLNNRITNVDLSKRMRSSFLDYAMSVIVARALPDVCDGLKPVQRRILYDMHELGVTPDKPYKKSARVVGDVLGKYHPHGDSAVYGALVRMAQPFSYRYMLVDGHGNFGSIDGDGAAAMRYTEARLSRVSVEMLRDINKDTVKFQDNYDGTEREPVVLPARFPNLLVNGANGIAVGMATNIPPHNLSEVIDGIHMLMHNPDVTVPELMKAIPGPDFPTGGVVIGKSGIRKAYQTGRGTIALRAKVDIQEQKNGKKQIVITQMPYMVNKAQLVKHIANLVRDKRIMGITDVNDESDREGLRVVIKVRRDASAQIILNNLYKMTLLQTSFSFNMLAIVNGAPRLLNLKQILQYYLKHQVEVVRRRVKYELNRAQKRDEIMRGLLIALDHIKEIIRIIRSSKTSVVAKAHLMDNFKLTDRQAQAILDMRLVRLTGLEYGKIEATHKQLLKDITNYKGILGDPKKVDHIIDTQILKLKKRFGDKRRTKIMFGKVMSLEDEDLIEPKDVMVTLTHRGYVKRINTDEFKTQNRGGRGIQGMDVHNDDFVEHLISTNTHDTLLLFTNAGKVYRMTVYQIPEYGRNAKGLPIINFLKIDPKERIQAVINVSDKSHDQDKYLFFTTVQGTVKRTPVKDFMNIRRSGLKAIHLNKGDELLNVSIVSSGQNMIIGTHQGYAVAFPVDSVRSMGRDATGVRGAQLRPHDYAIGADVLGPHDYVFVISEKGYGKRTPANQYQIKGRGGKGIKTVNVAKKNGPLAGLTTLHGHEDLMLMTNRGVTIRFNASDVSETSRVTYGVRLIRVNKGSKVTTLAKVPHDDTPEKIQAKSTDSEKQN, encoded by the coding sequence ATGGCGAACGAAGATTTGAACAATCGAATTACGAACGTTGACCTTTCCAAGCGAATGCGGTCTTCGTTCTTAGATTACGCAATGAGTGTTATCGTTGCCCGAGCTCTGCCAGACGTCTGTGATGGCTTAAAGCCAGTTCAGCGCCGAATCCTGTATGATATGCATGAATTAGGTGTTACCCCTGATAAGCCGTATAAGAAATCAGCCAGAGTCGTCGGTGATGTCTTAGGTAAGTATCATCCCCATGGTGACAGTGCCGTTTATGGTGCCCTAGTTAGAATGGCTCAGCCGTTCAGTTACCGTTACATGTTAGTCGACGGTCATGGTAACTTTGGCTCGATCGATGGTGATGGCGCCGCTGCCATGCGTTATACTGAAGCCCGCTTAAGCCGGGTCTCGGTTGAAATGTTAAGGGATATTAACAAAGATACCGTTAAATTCCAGGATAACTACGATGGGACCGAACGTGAACCAGTTGTCTTACCAGCTCGTTTTCCAAACTTATTAGTGAACGGAGCTAACGGGATTGCCGTTGGGATGGCTACCAACATTCCGCCGCATAACTTAAGCGAAGTTATCGACGGGATTCACATGTTAATGCATAATCCTGACGTCACCGTTCCTGAATTGATGAAGGCCATTCCAGGTCCTGATTTTCCAACCGGTGGTGTCGTAATCGGCAAATCCGGAATTAGAAAAGCTTACCAGACCGGTCGAGGAACGATTGCTTTACGTGCCAAGGTCGATATTCAGGAACAAAAGAACGGTAAGAAGCAGATCGTTATTACTCAGATGCCGTACATGGTTAACAAGGCCCAGTTAGTTAAGCACATTGCTAACCTAGTTCGTGACAAGCGAATTATGGGGATCACCGACGTTAATGATGAATCAGACCGTGAAGGCTTACGGGTCGTTATTAAAGTTCGTCGTGACGCCAGCGCCCAGATCATTTTAAATAATTTATATAAGATGACCCTGTTACAGACGTCCTTCAGCTTTAACATGCTAGCGATCGTTAATGGTGCTCCACGCCTGTTAAACCTTAAGCAGATTTTACAGTATTACTTAAAGCACCAGGTGGAAGTGGTTCGCCGCCGTGTCAAGTATGAATTAAATCGTGCTCAGAAGCGTGACGAAATCATGCGTGGCCTCTTGATTGCCTTGGATCACATCAAGGAAATCATCCGGATTATTCGTAGTTCCAAGACCAGCGTGGTTGCTAAAGCTCACTTAATGGACAACTTCAAGTTAACTGATCGTCAAGCCCAAGCCATTTTGGACATGCGATTAGTTCGTTTAACCGGCTTAGAATACGGTAAGATCGAAGCTACCCATAAACAGTTATTAAAGGATATTACCAACTATAAGGGCATCCTTGGTGATCCAAAGAAAGTTGATCACATTATCGATACTCAGATCTTAAAGCTTAAGAAGCGTTTTGGTGATAAGCGTCGAACCAAGATTATGTTCGGTAAGGTTATGAGCCTTGAAGATGAAGACTTGATCGAACCGAAAGACGTTATGGTTACCTTAACCCACCGTGGTTACGTCAAGCGGATCAACACCGATGAATTTAAGACCCAGAACCGTGGTGGCCGTGGTATTCAAGGGATGGACGTTCATAACGATGATTTCGTTGAACACCTGATTTCGACGAATACTCATGATACATTACTGCTATTCACTAACGCTGGTAAAGTCTACCGAATGACGGTTTACCAGATTCCTGAATACGGCCGTAACGCTAAAGGCTTACCGATCATTAACTTCCTGAAGATCGACCCAAAGGAACGCATCCAAGCTGTGATCAACGTTTCTGATAAGTCACACGATCAGGATAAGTATTTGTTCTTTACCACCGTTCAAGGAACCGTTAAGCGTACCCCTGTTAAGGACTTTATGAACATTCGTCGAAGCGGCTTAAAGGCCATTCACTTAAATAAGGGTGACGAACTGTTAAACGTTTCGATCGTTAGTTCCGGTCAGAACATGATCATCGGGACTCATCAGGGTTATGCTGTCGCATTTCCTGTTGACAGTGTTCGTTCGATGGGCCGTGACGCTACCGGTGTTCGTGGTGCCCAGCTTCGTCCGCATGATTACGCAATTGGTGCCGACGTCTTAGGTCCGCACGACTACGTCTTCGTAATCTCTGAAAAGGGTTACGGTAAGCGGACGCCTGCTAACCAGTACCAGATTAAAGGCCGTGGCGGTAAGGGAATTAAGACGGTTAACGTTGCCAAAAAGAACGGTCCGTTAGCTGGCTTAACGACGTTACACGGTCATGAAGATCTGATGTTGATGACCAACCGTGGAGTCACGATTCGATTCAATGCTTCCGACGTTTCTGAAACCAGTCGTGTCACCTACGGAGTTCGTTTAATTAGAGTTAATAAGGGATCTAAAGTTACGACCTTAGCTAAGGTTCCACATGACGATACTCCTGAAAAGATTCAAGCTAAGTCAACCGATAGCGAAAAACAGAATTAA
- the rplI gene encoding 50S ribosomal protein L9 yields the protein MKVIFTQDVAGKGRRGEVKNVAAGYAENFLIRTGKARRATKSTVSKLRAQKHAENRDEAEAKKAAEDLKAKLESGKCVVVLSAKCGKDGRLFGSVTSKQIVQGMKKQHGITLNKRKLDLKDPIRSLGYMNVPVKLHKGITAQVRVHVTEKK from the coding sequence ATGAAGGTTATTTTTACACAAGACGTTGCCGGTAAAGGTCGACGCGGTGAAGTTAAGAACGTTGCTGCAGGTTATGCTGAAAACTTTTTGATCCGAACTGGTAAGGCTCGTCGTGCCACTAAGTCAACCGTTAGTAAATTACGTGCCCAAAAGCATGCTGAAAACCGTGATGAAGCCGAAGCTAAGAAAGCTGCTGAAGATTTAAAGGCTAAATTAGAAAGCGGCAAGTGTGTCGTTGTTTTAAGTGCTAAATGTGGTAAAGACGGCCGTTTATTCGGTTCCGTCACCAGCAAACAGATCGTTCAAGGGATGAAAAAGCAGCACGGCATCACCTTAAATAAACGTAAGTTAGACTTAAAGGACCCAATTCGTTCATTAGGTTACATGAACGTCCCTGTTAAGCTCCATAAGGGCATAACTGCTCAAGTTCGAGTTCACGTTACCGAAAAGAAGTAA
- a CDS encoding DHH family phosphoesterase: protein MKKLFAKHGLPPFLSNRDLMWVTLFISLFSIIAIVTGALYNLGIGLILLGLACVGMIISFNAMNRVGEGAYRYLSDVAYQIRRGEEESLLEMPMGVMILDSNSQIAWINPYLQPYFSQQNVLGKRLNDAAPGLKSLITQYWDSNQNHVITWNHHHFVILIQKAYRTIYLLDITPYYNIKLKSRDEKLSIGEIFLDNYAEVTQSMSDQNVSNLHNYVTNMLSEWAHQFGIYLKQLDDDHFMILSYTKSLMSAEGDKFKILDQIRNHTSKQNLPLTLSMGIAYGKGTLDGLAKQAQSDLNLALGRGGDQVVVKARGQQARFYGGKTNPMEKRTRVRARMTSQALQELIKESDQVIVQGHMHPDMDALGACLGVHRIARMNNKQCWIVLRKEKRHSDVQQLLDTIKKDPKIGDAFVSPADAVKKATDKSILVMVDHSKPSISISQKLYERLHKRVVIIDHHRRGEEFPAHPLLVYIEPYASSACELITEMISYQSQDEPINKIEATAMLSGIVTDTQSFSIRTGTRTFDAASYLRSAGANVDLMHQFMQENLTSYLDRDHLISRVELNKHRDIALVVGEKNRVYDPVTAAQAADSLLTVRGVVASFVATKRPDGLIGISARSDGTYNVQLIMERLGGGGHLSSGATQIKGASMSKIQQMLKKAIKEVNKQERPNDHSTKK, encoded by the coding sequence ATGAAAAAACTATTTGCGAAGCACGGCCTACCGCCTTTTCTAAGTAATCGAGACTTAATGTGGGTCACCTTATTTATATCGCTTTTTTCAATCATCGCCATCGTGACCGGTGCTTTATATAACCTGGGAATTGGCTTGATTCTATTGGGTTTAGCGTGTGTCGGGATGATCATATCCTTTAACGCAATGAACCGGGTCGGTGAAGGTGCTTACCGTTACCTATCTGATGTTGCGTATCAAATCCGACGTGGTGAAGAAGAAAGTTTACTTGAGATGCCGATGGGTGTGATGATCCTGGATTCTAATTCGCAGATCGCCTGGATCAACCCGTATTTACAACCGTACTTCAGTCAGCAAAATGTGCTGGGGAAGCGGCTTAACGATGCGGCGCCTGGATTAAAATCGCTGATCACGCAGTATTGGGATTCTAACCAGAACCACGTTATTACCTGGAATCATCATCATTTCGTAATCCTGATTCAAAAGGCGTACCGAACGATTTATTTATTGGATATTACCCCGTATTACAACATCAAGCTGAAATCTCGGGATGAAAAGCTGTCGATCGGTGAAATCTTCCTGGATAACTACGCTGAGGTTACCCAGTCGATGTCTGATCAAAACGTGTCCAACCTGCATAATTACGTAACGAATATGCTGTCAGAATGGGCTCACCAGTTCGGGATCTATTTGAAACAGCTCGATGACGATCATTTTATGATTTTATCCTACACAAAATCGTTGATGAGCGCTGAAGGCGATAAGTTTAAGATTTTGGATCAGATTCGAAATCACACGTCAAAACAGAATTTACCGTTAACCCTTAGTATGGGAATTGCCTATGGTAAAGGAACGTTAGACGGCTTAGCTAAACAGGCCCAGAGCGATTTAAACCTGGCCCTAGGTCGTGGTGGTGATCAAGTCGTCGTTAAAGCTCGTGGTCAGCAAGCTCGTTTCTACGGTGGTAAGACCAACCCAATGGAAAAGCGAACTCGAGTTAGAGCCCGAATGACGTCGCAAGCCTTGCAAGAATTAATTAAGGAGTCCGATCAGGTGATCGTTCAAGGTCATATGCATCCGGATATGGATGCGCTGGGTGCCTGTTTAGGTGTTCATCGGATTGCCCGAATGAACAACAAGCAATGCTGGATTGTCCTTAGGAAAGAAAAACGGCACTCTGACGTTCAACAGTTACTAGATACCATTAAAAAGGATCCCAAGATTGGGGACGCCTTTGTATCGCCAGCCGACGCCGTTAAAAAAGCCACTGATAAGAGTATTTTAGTGATGGTTGATCATTCTAAGCCAAGCATAAGTATTTCGCAAAAGCTCTATGAACGGCTGCATAAGCGGGTTGTAATTATTGATCATCACCGTCGTGGTGAAGAATTTCCGGCTCATCCACTGCTAGTATACATTGAACCGTACGCGTCTTCAGCATGTGAATTGATCACCGAAATGATCAGTTACCAATCGCAAGATGAACCGATCAATAAGATTGAAGCTACGGCCATGTTAAGCGGGATCGTTACGGATACCCAGTCGTTCTCGATTCGAACCGGTACCAGGACTTTTGACGCCGCTAGCTATTTGCGTTCAGCGGGTGCTAACGTAGATCTGATGCATCAATTCATGCAGGAAAATCTGACGAGTTATCTAGACCGTGATCACCTGATTTCACGGGTTGAACTCAATAAGCACCGTGACATTGCGTTAGTCGTCGGTGAAAAGAACCGGGTCTACGATCCGGTTACCGCAGCTCAAGCCGCTGATTCGTTATTGACGGTTCGTGGCGTTGTCGCATCGTTCGTAGCGACGAAACGTCCCGACGGTTTAATTGGGATCTCGGCCCGCAGTGACGGGACTTATAACGTTCAATTAATTATGGAACGCCTTGGCGGTGGTGGTCACCTATCAAGTGGTGCTACCCAGATCAAAGGGGCTTCCATGAGCAAGATTCAGCAGATGTTAAAGAAAGCCATAAAAGAAGTTAACAAACAGGAACGGCCTAACGATCACTCGACTAAGAAATAA